The genomic DNA CCTAGACACCGATATCCTCGTAAAAGATTCGGCCGAGATGGAAGCGGTCCGTGTAGCGGGTGCGTACGATCTCATAAGACGCGGAGTAGTGCTGCCTACGCTCGATGAATCGGTCAGTCTGGCGGCGATATTCGGTATTCGAACGATGGAAATGACGCCCGCGGCCGACAAGGAACCGGCGACCCAAGAATCTCCTTCGCCGACACCGACGACGGAAATGCAATTGACGAGTGAGGGCGGCCCGTCCGGCGAGACAATTCCGCCGGCAGATCCGGCGGCACAACTCGAGCCGTCACCTGCGGCAGAGATCTTTACCGAGCAGGATGCCGTTTACGAATTGAATGCGATACCGCTATATTTTCCGACATCGTATTCGCTTGTAAAGCCGTACGTCAGGGGTTTTGAGATCAACGGCCTAGATGCCGCTTCGCTTAAGGACATCAGCATCGACAGCGATTGGCAGCCGCGGTCATCGAGGGCCGAATAGATTCTCGGGTTTGCATTCTGCGGCGTTTCGCATTAAATTTTTCACACGCTCTCCCTGGGCGGCGTTAGCATCATAAGCCTTTCGTTTGCAACGGTTTCGGTTTTACCAGCTATGGCAGAAAGACGATCCGAACGGTCATATTCATTTCTCGTTTTATTATTGATCACGTCATTATTTGCCGGCTGCTCGACTGCGGCGAGAGGTAAATATTTTGGCAAGACCACGCCGCCGTCTGAGAATGTCCTTCGCTACGTCTCCGGTTCGGAACCCGAAACACTGGACCCGCAGCTTCCCGACGGCCAGCCCGAGGCACGTATCTTCTTGGCCTTGTACGAGGGCCTTGTCGAATACGGCCCGAAAGATCAGCAGCCCGTTCCCTCGATCGCAAAGAGCTGGGAGATCAGCCCGAATGTGGACGAATTCATCTTTCACCTCCGCGATAATGCGAAATGGAGCGACGGAACACCGATCACGGCACGCGATTTTGTTTACAGCCTTCGCCGCGGTTTTGCTCCCGAGACGATCTCGCGAACTGCCGGGCTCGGCTACGCGATCAAATACTCGTCCGAGTTCAACGGTGAAAAGGTCTTTGTTAAGAAAGGCGAAAAATTTTTGACTGTCGCCGATCTCGACCCGAAACCGGCAAAGCCGCAAACGCCGTTCGGCCCCGAGACCGACTTTCATAAGTTCATGCATTCGCCCGACCGCATCACGCTCGAAGGTGACGAAAAAAACGGGCGAAGGAACTCGACGCAGATCCTAAGCTGAAGGCCCTCGCGGATGGTGCGGAATTTGTAAAGGTCTCGGCCGGGGACATCGGGATCGAGGCGATCGATGACTACACATTACGGATAACCCTAAAGCAAAGCGCACCTTACTTCCTCGGATTGCTCGCTCATCAGTTCTTCCGTCTGGTGCCTCAGCATGCGATCGAAGCACACGGCAAAGAATGGACGCGGCCGGCAAATATCGTCACCTGCGGGGCTTACCGCATCAAAGAATACAGACCCTACGATAAGCTGGTCGTAGAACGCGACCCGAACTATTGGGACGCCGCGAACGTCCACCTGGACGGCATCGAATTTTATCCGGTCGAAGAACTTTCGACGATAATGAATCTATATAAGGCCGGCTCGATCGATGCTTTTCTAAATCACACCGTGCCGACATCCTGGATCAATGAGGTGCGGCCCTACAAGGACGAATATCTCAACTTCCCCGAGGCGGCAACGGCGTATTACGCGATGAACATGACCAAGCCGCCGTTCAATGACATCAAGGTGCGGCGAGCCTTCATGCTCGGCCTTAACCGCCAGGCCTTGTCCGATTTTCGCAAGATCACGAAACCGCTCTACGGCAAGGTTCCGTCCGGCATTTTCCCGGATTACGACAAAGCTGTCGATAAGGTCGGCGAAGAGATCCGCAAAGAAAAGAACATAACGCCCGAAGCCTGGGCAAATCGAAACGCTTTTGATGCCGAAGCTGCACGAAAGCTCCTGACCGATGCAGGATTTCCGGTAACAAAAAGCGGCGACACGTATTCGTGTCCGAACTTCCCGACCGACACTGTTGCAATAACGTTCAACACGAACGAGAACAACCGCTCGATCGCCGAATTTATCCAGGCACAATGGAAGCAGAATTTGGGCATTACCATCCAGCTCAAGACGATGGAGTTCAAGACCTTTTTGCCGTATTTCAAATCGCTCCAATACGAGGGTTTCTCGCAGTTCCTTTGGTCCGGCGATTACATGGATCCGTATACGTTCTTGAGCTTGCAGTACGGAGAGGAAAATGAGGGCGGAGCGGGTTTTTATGACGCGAAGTATGACAAAATGCTCGA from Acidobacteriota bacterium includes the following:
- a CDS encoding peptide ABC transporter substrate-binding protein: MKALADGAEFVKVSAGDIGIEAIDDYTLRITLKQSAPYFLGLLAHQFFRLVPQHAIEAHGKEWTRPANIVTCGAYRIKEYRPYDKLVVERDPNYWDAANVHLDGIEFYPVEELSTIMNLYKAGSIDAFLNHTVPTSWINEVRPYKDEYLNFPEAATAYYAMNMTKPPFNDIKVRRAFMLGLNRQALSDFRKITKPLYGKVPSGIFPDYDKAVDKVGEEIRKEKNITPEAWANRNAFDAEAARKLLTDAGFPVTKSGDTYSCPNFPTDTVAITFNTNENNRSIAEFIQAQWKQNLGITIQLKTMEFKTFLPYFKSLQYEGFSQFLWSGDYMDPYTFLSLQYGEENEGGAGFYDAKYDKMLDDANAELDPAKRYEMLARAEFYLMEQLPMVPLTINATNWLKKPYVKGMYPNPGTLIPWKFVYIERDQAKWAMDVENIMTTPDEQADKQLADLVSTQKAASK